Proteins from a genomic interval of Papaver somniferum cultivar HN1 chromosome 4, ASM357369v1, whole genome shotgun sequence:
- the LOC113275417 gene encoding pentatricopeptide repeat-containing protein At5g24830-like isoform X1: protein MVSIGLTEDFQIFLRIINNTNIRTAAFFDGISRIFANIFCNKSNSGLWQRHDPLSPTVLDEEIVKVDTPHPIIAQGWSLERNRQHKDNGDSQAVFNALETVLKDSLERLKTRRESFAGSDHAALVRALCVDGKIGEALQLRNKMLQKSLYRDEFLSVFTYNHLINGFCKKGEMEKATSLLKEMSEVGCIPNRVTYNTLIHGYCRLGNVNEAYRVVRFINKPNKVTWNTLLHAHCREGLSENAKKILAEKLDKGGLSKERKERMSDSERKSDKITSTILLDTYCKEGDMDQALKLWTKMSQKGSLIDVAAYNALIHGFMLKNELGDAYAYLCDMLKRGFHPDLFTYNTLISRLCMLGKVDEACEVHSVMSRMGVKPDHTSYQMVIRTLCLYGKVTKAKNILISMLENSIIPKPFIWNVMIGEYIKWKDLESVLILRDQMRALGVVPNIFTYNALTHALIKGGHIREALDLRHEIRLNGLLPDIVTYNMLIGAACSTGDLRFALQLLNEMSVNCTPDIITYTELIRGFCRKKKMKHALELFRKIQTVGLPTGDVPFQILIKAYCKMGEPEKAFSIYQEMVRKGLTGRYSTYHALFSELLRKGYKEAAEHVFTTHM from the exons ATGGTG TCAATAGGTTTGACCGAAGATTTCCAGATTTTTCTACGGATAATCAACAACACTAACATCAGAACCGCAGCCTTCTTTGATGGAATTAGTCGAATTTTCGCCAACATTTTCTGCAACAAATCCAATAGTGGGTTGTGGCAAAG GCATGATCCACTATCGCCCACTGTGCTTGATGAGGAGATTGTGAAGGTTGATACTCCCCACCCTATCATAGCCCAAGGTTGGTCTTTAGAAAGGAATAGGCAACATAAGGATAATGGGGATTCTCAAGCTGTTTTCAACGCATTGGAGACAGTGCTGAAGGACAGCTTGGAACGTCTAAAGACGAGAAG GGAAAGCTTTGCTGGAAGTGACCATGCTGCCCTGGTTAGGGCTTTGTGTGTAGATGGTAAGATTGGAGAAGCACTCCAACTTCGGAACAAGATGCTACAAAAATCTCTATATCGAGATGAGTTTCTTAGTGTTTTTACGTACAATCATCTTATTAATGGGTTTTGCAAGAAGGGGGAAATGGAAAAGGCCACTTCACTCTTGAAGGAGATGTCTGAAGTGGGCTGCATTCCGAATCGAGTTACATACAACACCTTGATTCATGGTTACTGCCGCCTAGGTAATGTAAATGAAGCTTATCGTGTTGTCCGTTTTATAAATAAGCCTAACAAAGTTACTTGGAATACACTCTTACATGCGCACTGCAGAGAGGGTCTCTCAGAGAATGCTAAGAAAATTTTGGCAGAGAAGTTAGACAAGGGTGGTTTGagcaaagaaagaaaagaaagaatgaGTGATAGTGAGAGAAAATCAGATAAGATTACCTCAACGATACTTTTAGATACTTATTGTAAGGAAGGAGACATGGATCAGGCTCTGAAGTTATGGACTAAGATGTCTCAAAAGGGTTCACTGATAGATGTTGCTGCCTACAATGCCCTCATCCATGGGTTCATGTTGAAAAATGAATTGGGGGATGCTTATGCGTATCTCTGTGATATGCTTAAGAGGGGATTTCATCCTGACTTATTCACATATAACACCCTTATAAGTAGGCTATGCATGTTAGGAAAGGTAGACGAAGCTTGTGAGGTTCATAGTGTGATGTCAAGAATGGGGGTTAAACCAGATCACACATCTTATCAAATGGTCATTCGTACCCTTTGTCTATATGGGAAGGTTACCAAGGCTAAAAACATTCTCATTAGTATGTTGGAAAATTCAATCATACCCAAGCCTTTTATCTGGAATGTGATGATTGGCGAGTATATAAAGTGGAAAGATCTCGAAAGTGTTTTAATTCTTAGAGATCAGATGAGAGCATTGGGTGTTGTACCAAATATCTTTACTTATAACGCATTGACTCATGCATTAATAAAGGGGGGACACATCCGTGAAGCTCTAGATTTAAGGCACGAAATCAGGTTAAATGGACTTCTTCCTGATATTGTTACCTACAACATGTTAATAGGTGCTGCATGCAGTACTGGCGATCTTCGTTTCGCACTTCAATTGCTGAATGAAATGTCAGTAAACTGCACCCCAGATATTATAACCTATACTGAGCTGATTCGAGGTTTTTGTAGGAAAAAAAAGATGAAGCATGCATTAGAACTATTCCGTAAGATACAGACAGTTGGTTTACCCACCGGCGATGTTCCATTTCAGATACTCATCAAAGCTTACTGCAAAATGGGAGAACCCGAAAAAGCATTCAGTATTTACCAAGAAATGGTCAGGAAGGGGCTGACGGGTCGCTATTCAACTTATCATGCCCTATTTTCTGAGCTGTTGAGGAAAGGATATAAAGAGGCAGCAGAGCATGTGTTCACTACCCATATGTAA
- the LOC113275418 gene encoding ribosomal RNA small subunit methyltransferase-like, whose amino-acid sequence MAGGKMRKEKPSRAAGSNKQYQGGISFHKSKGQHILKNPLLVDTIVQKSGIKSTDIILEIGPGTGNLTKKLLEAGKSVIAVELDPRMVLELTRRFQGTPFSNQLKVIQGDVLKVDLPYFDICVANIPYQISSPLTFKLLAHRPVFRCAVIMFQREFAMRLVAQPGDNLYCRLSVNTQLLSRISHLLKVGKNNFRPPPKVDSSVVRIEPRKPLPPVNFKEWDGLIRLCFNRKNKTLGSVFRQKSVLSLLEKNYKTLQALKGSSEDMAGEMDVSALGDTSEDMSMEIDDGKDDEMEVEEDYEAGEDGSDFKAKIIGILKQGDFEEKRSSKLTQVDFLYLLSLFNKAGIHFS is encoded by the exons ATGGCGGGAGGCAAAATGAGGAAAGAAAAACCGTCAAGAGCTGCAGGATCAAATAAACAATACCAAGGTGGAATATCATTTCACAAATCAAAAGGACAACATATATTGAAGAATCCATTGTTAGTTGATACTATAGTTCAGAAATCAGGAATCAAAAGTACTGATATTATTCTTGAAATTGGTCCTGGTACTGGAAATCTTACAAAGAAATTACTTGAAGCGGGTAAATCTGTTATTGCTGTTGAATTAGATCCTCGGATGGTTCTTGAATTAACACGTCGGTTTCAAGGAACTCCCTTTTCCAATCAATTGAAG GTTATACAAGGAGATGTGCTTAAGGTTGATTTGCCGTACTTCGATATTTGTGTTGCCAACATTCCTTATCAAATTTCTTCTCCTCTCACCTTTAAGTTACTCGCACATAGACCTGTTTTTAGGTGTGCAGTTATAATGTTTCAGAGAGAATTTGCCATGAGATTAGTAGCCCAGCCAGGTGACAATCTCTATTGTCGCCTTTCAGTTAACACTCAACTCTTATCCCGTATCTCCCATCTCCTCAAAGTAGGGAAAAACAATTTTCGGCCTCCCCCTAAAGTTGACTCTTCTGTGGTCAGAATTGAACCTAGAAAACCACTTCCTCCTGTAAATTTCAAGGAGTGGGATGGGTTAATCCGCCTTTGTTTTAACCGCAAGAATAAGACTCTGGGCTCAGTTTTCAGGCAGAAATCAGTACTATCATTGCTGGAGAAGAACTACAAAACACTCCAAGCACTGAAAGGATCATCTGAAGACATGGCAGGTGAAATGGATGTTTCGGCATTAGGAGATACTAGTGAAGATATGAGCATGGAAATTGACGATGGAAAAGATGATGAAATGGAGGTTGAAGAGGATTACGAGGCAGGGGAAGATGGATCTGATTTTAAGGCTAAGATTATTGGGATACTTAAGCAAGGAGATTTTGAGGAGAAGAGGTCTTCAAAGCTCACACAAGTGGATTTTCTGTACCTTCTTTCTTTGTTCAACAAAGCAGGCATTCACTTCTCTTAA
- the LOC113275417 gene encoding pentatricopeptide repeat-containing protein At5g24830-like isoform X2, producing MESFAGSDHAALVRALCVDGKIGEALQLRNKMLQKSLYRDEFLSVFTYNHLINGFCKKGEMEKATSLLKEMSEVGCIPNRVTYNTLIHGYCRLGNVNEAYRVVRFINKPNKVTWNTLLHAHCREGLSENAKKILAEKLDKGGLSKERKERMSDSERKSDKITSTILLDTYCKEGDMDQALKLWTKMSQKGSLIDVAAYNALIHGFMLKNELGDAYAYLCDMLKRGFHPDLFTYNTLISRLCMLGKVDEACEVHSVMSRMGVKPDHTSYQMVIRTLCLYGKVTKAKNILISMLENSIIPKPFIWNVMIGEYIKWKDLESVLILRDQMRALGVVPNIFTYNALTHALIKGGHIREALDLRHEIRLNGLLPDIVTYNMLIGAACSTGDLRFALQLLNEMSVNCTPDIITYTELIRGFCRKKKMKHALELFRKIQTVGLPTGDVPFQILIKAYCKMGEPEKAFSIYQEMVRKGLTGRYSTYHALFSELLRKGYKEAAEHVFTTHM from the exons AT GGAAAGCTTTGCTGGAAGTGACCATGCTGCCCTGGTTAGGGCTTTGTGTGTAGATGGTAAGATTGGAGAAGCACTCCAACTTCGGAACAAGATGCTACAAAAATCTCTATATCGAGATGAGTTTCTTAGTGTTTTTACGTACAATCATCTTATTAATGGGTTTTGCAAGAAGGGGGAAATGGAAAAGGCCACTTCACTCTTGAAGGAGATGTCTGAAGTGGGCTGCATTCCGAATCGAGTTACATACAACACCTTGATTCATGGTTACTGCCGCCTAGGTAATGTAAATGAAGCTTATCGTGTTGTCCGTTTTATAAATAAGCCTAACAAAGTTACTTGGAATACACTCTTACATGCGCACTGCAGAGAGGGTCTCTCAGAGAATGCTAAGAAAATTTTGGCAGAGAAGTTAGACAAGGGTGGTTTGagcaaagaaagaaaagaaagaatgaGTGATAGTGAGAGAAAATCAGATAAGATTACCTCAACGATACTTTTAGATACTTATTGTAAGGAAGGAGACATGGATCAGGCTCTGAAGTTATGGACTAAGATGTCTCAAAAGGGTTCACTGATAGATGTTGCTGCCTACAATGCCCTCATCCATGGGTTCATGTTGAAAAATGAATTGGGGGATGCTTATGCGTATCTCTGTGATATGCTTAAGAGGGGATTTCATCCTGACTTATTCACATATAACACCCTTATAAGTAGGCTATGCATGTTAGGAAAGGTAGACGAAGCTTGTGAGGTTCATAGTGTGATGTCAAGAATGGGGGTTAAACCAGATCACACATCTTATCAAATGGTCATTCGTACCCTTTGTCTATATGGGAAGGTTACCAAGGCTAAAAACATTCTCATTAGTATGTTGGAAAATTCAATCATACCCAAGCCTTTTATCTGGAATGTGATGATTGGCGAGTATATAAAGTGGAAAGATCTCGAAAGTGTTTTAATTCTTAGAGATCAGATGAGAGCATTGGGTGTTGTACCAAATATCTTTACTTATAACGCATTGACTCATGCATTAATAAAGGGGGGACACATCCGTGAAGCTCTAGATTTAAGGCACGAAATCAGGTTAAATGGACTTCTTCCTGATATTGTTACCTACAACATGTTAATAGGTGCTGCATGCAGTACTGGCGATCTTCGTTTCGCACTTCAATTGCTGAATGAAATGTCAGTAAACTGCACCCCAGATATTATAACCTATACTGAGCTGATTCGAGGTTTTTGTAGGAAAAAAAAGATGAAGCATGCATTAGAACTATTCCGTAAGATACAGACAGTTGGTTTACCCACCGGCGATGTTCCATTTCAGATACTCATCAAAGCTTACTGCAAAATGGGAGAACCCGAAAAAGCATTCAGTATTTACCAAGAAATGGTCAGGAAGGGGCTGACGGGTCGCTATTCAACTTATCATGCCCTATTTTCTGAGCTGTTGAGGAAAGGATATAAAGAGGCAGCAGAGCATGTGTTCACTACCCATATGTAA